From Streptomyces sp. NBC_01551:
CCCAGTCCGGCCATGTCGCCGACGCGGTACGGGCGATCACCGGTCGGCCCGTCGAGCTCGTGGAGATCACGACGTACGGGGACGTGTCCCGTGAGAACCTCGCGCAGATCGGCGGCACCGGCGTCTTCGTGACGGCGCTGCGCGACGCCCTGCTGCGCGGTGACGTCGACTTCGCCGTGCACTCGCTGAAGGACCTGCCGACCGCGCAGCCCGACGACCTCGTGATCGCGGCCATGCCGCTCCGCGAGGACCCGCGCGACGCGCTCGTCGCCCGGGACGGGCTGACCTTCGAGCAGCTGCCCGACGGTGCCCGCATCGGCACCGGTTCGCCGCGCCGCACGGCGCAGCTCAACCACTACGCGCGGGCCCTCGGCAAGCGCATCGAGACCGTCGCCATTCGGGGGAATGTCGACACCCGGATCGGGTTCGTGCGCGACGGCGAGCTCGATGCCGTCGTCCTCGCGGCCGCCGGGCTCAACCGGATCGGCCGCAGTGATGAAGCGACCGACCTGCTGTCCGTGGACAGCGTGCTGCCGGCTCCGGGCCAGGGCGCCCTGGCCGTGGAGTGCCTCGCGTCCAACGCGGAGCTCATCGCCGCGCTCGGCCGGCTCGACGACCCGCACACCCGGGCCGCCGTGACCGCCGAGCGTTCCCTGCTCGCCGCCCTGGAGGCCGGCTGCAGCGCCCCCGTGGGCGCGCTCGCCGACCTTCTGGCCGACGGGCAGATTGTCAATGAAATGCGCCTGCGCGGCGTCGTCGGCACCCTCGACGGCTCGACGCTCGTGCAGCTGTCCACCACCGGACCCGTGCCCCAGTCGTACGACGAGGCCATGGCGCTCGGCCGCGAACTCGCGGACGAGATGCTGGCCAAGGGCGCGGCCGGTCTTATGGGGGAGCGATCGCTTTGAACCCCTCAAGTCCGACCACCTCCGCCTTTCCGGCCGTCGCCGCACAGGGGCACGTCACCTTCCTCGGTGCCGGCCCCGGCGATCCGGGTCTGCTGACGCTGCGCGCCGTCGAGGCGCTCACCGCCGCGGACGTACTGATCGCGGAGCCCGAGGTGCTCGACGTCGTACGGACCCATGCGCGCGCGAGTGTCGACACGCCGCAGCTGACGGTCGCTGACGAGGCGTCAGCAGCCGCCGGGATCCCGGCGATCCGGGACGCCGCCAATCTTGTCATGGAGGCCGCGCGCTCCGGCAGGCGGGTCGTGCGTGCCGTCACCGGAGACCCCGGGCTCGACGGGAACGCGGCCCAGGAGATGCTCGCCTGCGCCACCGCGGGGATCCCCTTCGAGGTGGTTCCCGGTGTCGCGACCGCCGTCGGCGTGCCCGCCTACGCGGGCGTTCCGCTGCGCGGCGAGCAGGGCGCGGACGTCCGCTTCGTCGACGCCCGTACCGCCTCGGCGCGCTGCTGGAGCGAGGTCGGCGCCAGCGACGGTGTCCTCGTCGTCTCCGCGACCCTGGAGACGGTGTCCGCCGCGGCCGCCGAGCTGGTGAGCGCCGGGCGCAAGCCCGACACCCCGCTGACCGTGACCGTGGGCGGCACGACGACCCGCCAGCGCACCTGGTGCGCGACGCTCGGCACCATCGCCGCGGTGTTCAAGCAGGGCAAGGTGCTCCCCTCCCCCGAGGGCGGCCGCCCGGTGATAGCCGTGGTCGGTGAGCACGGTGCCACCGCGCGCCGCGAGGAGCTGGCCTGGTTCGAGTCGAAGCCGCTGTTCGGCTGGCGGGTGCTCGTGCCGCGTACCAAGGAGCAGGCCGCTTCGCTCTCCGACCAGCTGCGTTCGTACGGCGCGGTGCCGCACGAGGTGCCGACCATCGCCGTGGAGCCGCCGCGCACCCCGCAGCAGATGGAGCGGGCCGTGAAGGGGCTCGTCACCGGACGCTACGAGTGGATCGCCTTCACCTCGGTCAACGCCGTGAAGGCCGTCCGGGAGAAGTTCGAGGAGTACGGGCTCGACGCCCGCGCCTTCGCCGGGATCAAGGTCGCCGCCGTGGGCGAGCAGACCGCCGCCGCGCTCGTCGAGTTCGGCGTCAAGCCGGACCTGGTGCCCAGCGGCGAGCAGTCCGCGGCCGGGCTGCTGGAGGACTGGCCGCCCTACGACCCGGTCTTCGACCCGATCGACCGCGTCTTCCTGCCGCGCGCCGACATCGCGACCGAGACGCTGGTCGCGGGCCTGATAGAGCTCGGCTGGGAGGTCGACGACGTCACGGCCTACCGCACCGTCCGGGCCTCGCCGCCGCC
This genomic window contains:
- a CDS encoding bifunctional uroporphyrinogen-III C-methyltransferase/uroporphyrinogen-III synthase yields the protein MNPSSPTTSAFPAVAAQGHVTFLGAGPGDPGLLTLRAVEALTAADVLIAEPEVLDVVRTHARASVDTPQLTVADEASAAAGIPAIRDAANLVMEAARSGRRVVRAVTGDPGLDGNAAQEMLACATAGIPFEVVPGVATAVGVPAYAGVPLRGEQGADVRFVDARTASARCWSEVGASDGVLVVSATLETVSAAAAELVSAGRKPDTPLTVTVGGTTTRQRTWCATLGTIAAVFKQGKVLPSPEGGRPVIAVVGEHGATARREELAWFESKPLFGWRVLVPRTKEQAASLSDQLRSYGAVPHEVPTIAVEPPRTPQQMERAVKGLVTGRYEWIAFTSVNAVKAVREKFEEYGLDARAFAGIKVAAVGEQTAAALVEFGVKPDLVPSGEQSAAGLLEDWPPYDPVFDPIDRVFLPRADIATETLVAGLIELGWEVDDVTAYRTVRASPPPADTREAIKGGGFDAVLFTSSSTVRNLVGIAGKPHNVTVIACIGPATAKTAEEHGLRVDVLSPEPSVSKLAEALAEYGAARREAAKEAGETVFRPSERRPGARRRRTT
- the hemC gene encoding hydroxymethylbilane synthase, with translation MNPRLDQPLRLGTRRSKLAMSQSGHVADAVRAITGRPVELVEITTYGDVSRENLAQIGGTGVFVTALRDALLRGDVDFAVHSLKDLPTAQPDDLVIAAMPLREDPRDALVARDGLTFEQLPDGARIGTGSPRRTAQLNHYARALGKRIETVAIRGNVDTRIGFVRDGELDAVVLAAAGLNRIGRSDEATDLLSVDSVLPAPGQGALAVECLASNAELIAALGRLDDPHTRAAVTAERSLLAALEAGCSAPVGALADLLADGQIVNEMRLRGVVGTLDGSTLVQLSTTGPVPQSYDEAMALGRELADEMLAKGAAGLMGERSL